The segment TGCGCGCGCCAGTCCAGCAGTTGCGCGGCCGCCGTGCGCAGCACCCAGTCGCCGATCTCCACGATTAGGCCGCTGCTTTCGGCCAGCGCCAGGAAATCCGGCGGGCATACCACACCCCGCTGCGGATGCTGCCAGCGCAGCAAGGCTTCCGCTTTGACAAGTTTGCCGCTGTGCAACTCGACGATGGGCTGGTAATACAGCCGCATCTGCTGTTCGCGCAGGGCCGTGCGCAAGTCCGCCGCCAGGCGCATGCGGTTGACGGCCGCCACCTGCATGGCGGGCGTGAAGTAGCTGTAGCGGTTGCGCCCCGCCCCTTTCGACACATACATGGCCTGGTCCGCCTGCTTGAGCAAGTCCTCGATATTGTCCGCATCATCGGGATACAGGGTGATGCCGATCGAGGCCGAGACGAAGGCCTGCTCCTGCCCCAGCACGAATGGCGCCAGCAAGCCGTCGAGTATCTGCCGCGCGATGCGGTCGACTTGCTGCAAATCATCGAGGTCGGACAGGATCACCGTGAATTCATCGCCGCCCAGGCGCGCCACCGTGTCCGTCTCGCGCACGCCTACGCGGATGCGCCGCGCCGCTTCGATCAGCAAGATGTCGCCCTGGTGGTGGCCCAGGGTGTCGTTGACTTCCTTGAAGTGGTCGAGATCGATGAACAGGATGGCCACGCGGCTCGCATCGCGCCGTCCCTGGGCCAGCGCCAGGCGCAGGCGCTCGTGGAACATGCGGCGGTTCGGCAATTGCGTCAGGGTATCGAAGTTGGCTTGCTGCCAGATCAGCGCTTCCGTTTGCCGCTTGTCCGTCACGTCTTCCAGCATGCACAGGTGGTGCGGGCCGCCATGGCGCGCCGTGGCGATGGCCGTCACCGAGGCATCGACCCACACGACGCCGCCATCGGGACGCACGATGCGCTTGGCGTGGCGGAAACCCTGCATGCGCTGCGCCAGCAGCTGCGCCATGTGCGCCTGCTCGCCGGCCACGTCGTCGGGATGGCTGATCTCCATCCAGCTCGACCGCTTCATCTGCTCCAGGGTGCGCCCGGCGATGGCCAGGTAGCGCGGATTAATATCGAGAAACTGCCCGCTCACGGTATCGATCAGGGCGATGCCCATGGGCGCTTCCTCGAACATGGTGCGAAAGCGCAATTCGCCTTGCCGGATGGTTTCCTCCGTGCGGCGGCGCTCGCGCGCCAGATTGCTGAAGTGGAACGCCGCCGACACGGCCAACAGGCTGCCCGCCACGCCCAGCGACAGGTATAGCCAGCCCAGGTCGGCGCCGGGCACGGGGCGGTACAAAAAACCCTGGTAGGCGCGGCTGGCCGTGGCCTTGGGCGGCAGCACGCCCATGGCCGCATAGGTGTCGGCGATGTGCTGCCAGCGCTGCGGATTCATGTAGCCGGGCTCCACCAGCACGGGCTGCAGCAGCAATTCCATCTGCTGCGCCTCGTACAGCAGATGGGCGCGGTCGTGGCGCTGGCTGTACTTGGCGTGTATCAGTCGCGCCATTTCCTCGCGGTGCGCCATCGCGTATTGCCAGCCGCGCAGGCTGGCGGCGCGGAACGCTTTCACGCGCTCGGGATGGCGGCGCAGTTCCTGTTCGCTGGTAAACAGGTTGTCGCCGTAGAAATCGATGCCGGCCGTGCGCGGCGTGAATTGATAGTAGGGAAAGCCCGCCCGGTCCAGGTAGTCCGGTTCGTTGGTGGAATACGCGGCAATGGCATCGACCTTGCCGTCGATAAAATCCTCGAGGCGGTAGCTGGGCGGCAAGTGGCGCATCTGCTGCGGCGCGACACCCATTTTTCCCAGGAACAGCGACACTTCATCGGAAGCGGCCGCCACATTGACGGCCGCGCCGATCATCACGGGCGCCCCCACCAGCTTGCGCACGTCGGGCGCGCCGCCATGCTGGCGCATCAGCAGCACGCTGGGCGAATGCTGGAATACCACGGCCAGCACCACCACGGGTTTGCCCGCCAGGCGGCTGAGCAACAAGGTGCTGTTGCCCACGCCATACTGGGCCTGGCCCGCCAGCACGGCCGCCTCGGCAGGGGGCACGCCGCTGCCTTCGACCAGTTTCACTTCCAGCCCCGCCTCGCGGTAATAGCCTTGCTCGATGGCAGCGTAATAGCCGGCGAACTGGAACTGATGCGTGAAATTGAGGTGCAGGGAGACGGTTTCCAGCGCCCGGGCGGGCGTGGCCAGGCACAGCAGCAGAATGAAACAGCAGCGGAAAGCGTCGTGTGCTTGCATCGGCATGGCGTGACACCGCAGGAAGCTGCCGCATTGGCAGGGGTAAGGCTATTGTAGCCGCCCCTTTTGCCAATAGATAATTATTTCTGCCGGAGCAATAGCGTTGATGTTTTTGGCAAACAACCGCGCCATTGCTTGCGTTAGAACACGACGCCGGCCACCAGAATGATGTTGGCATACGGGCTGCACTCGCCCGTGCGCACGATGGCGCGCGCGCCCTTGCTCAATTGCTTGAACTCCTCGTGCGTCACCTGGCGCGCATCGGGCAAGGCCAGGGCCGCCACCTGGGCCGCCATGGCCGGATTATGCTGGGGCAATTCGCTGGCGAGCAAATGGTATTCCACCTGCATTTCGCTGAGCACGGTATTCACGGTATCGATGAAACCGGGAATGCCGCGCGTCAGGGCCAGGTCGATCAGGGGCACGCCCGGCTGCGACGGCAAGCCCGCGTCGCCGATGACGAGCATGTCGCCATGGCCGAGCGAGGCGATCAGTTGCGACAGTGCGATATTGAGCAGCGGTGATTTTTTCATGGGTTCAGAACAGCTCGTGCAAGTGGGGGATCGACGTTTGCGCGCCGGGCTTGGTGACGCTCCAGGCGGCCGCGCGCTGGCCTTGGCCGATCGCTTCCGCCTCGTCCATGCCGGACGCCAGGCCCGCCACAAAACCGCCGATAAAGGTGTCGCCGGCGGCCGTCGTGTCGACGGCTTTTACCGCTTCGGCCGGGAACGTGTAATCGCCGCCATACAGGGCCGCGTGCACGCCCTTGGAACCCAAGGTGATGATGACGTTGTCGCTGCCCAGCTTTTGCAGCGCGGCGGCCAGCGCCTTGACGTCCGCGCCTTCCGGGCTGACGCCGGCCAGCATGGCCGCTTCGATTTCATTCGGAATCAGGTAGTCGACCAGTTCCAGCACGCCTTCCGGCAAGCTGGCGGCCGGAGCCGGGTTCAGCACGACGGTCTTGCCCAGCGAACGGGCCAATTTGATCGCGTGCACGACGGTCGCCATCGGCGTTTCCAGCTGCAGCACGACGATGTCGGCCTGTTCGATCAGCGCCTTCGCCGCGTCGATGTGCGCGGGGCTGAGCAGATCGTTGGCGCCGCCGGCGATCACGATGCTGTTCTGGCCGTTGTCATCGACAAGGATGGAAGCGATGCCGGACGCGACGCCAGGCAAGGTGGTGATGTGGCTGTCGATGATGCCGTCGCCGACCAGCGCGGAGCGCAACGTCGCGCCAAACGCATCGTCGCCCACGCAGCCGACCATGGCCACTTGCTGGGCGCCCGCCACTTTGCCGCTCAGACGCGCGCAGGCCACGGCCTGGTTGGCGCCCTTGCCGCCAGGAATGGTTCTAAACGCGCCGCCCGTCAGGGTTTCGCCGGGAAGGGGCATGCGCGGCACGCGCAAGACCAGGTCCATATTGATGCTGCCGATAACCACGATCATGATGTCATTCCCATCAGTTCAGTTGCAGGTAAAGAAGTAGGTACAGAAGAAGGCACTGCGACGGCGGCACTGGAACCGCGCACGTGCAGCTCGGGCGCGATGCTGCGCTGCTGGCGCGGCAAGGCGGGGTCCGCGATGCGGGCCAGCAGGCAGGCGGCCGTGATGTGGCCCAGCTCGCGCGTATTTTGCGCCACGCTGGTCAAGGCCGGGTGCACGAAGCTGGCCAGGTCGATATCGTCGAAGCCGACGACGGCCAGGTCCACGGGCACGGCAATGCCCCGCTCGGCGGCGGCGCGCAGGGCGCCAAAGGCCATCAAGTCATTGCAGCAGAACAAGGCGTCGGGGCGTTGGCCTGGCGGCAGCGCCAGCAGATCCAGCGCGGCCGCATAGCCGCCCGCGCTCGTGAAATCGCCATGGCGGCACAGCGCATCGTCCATGACCACGCCCGCGTCCGCCATGGCATCGCGCGCGCCGGCTATGCGCTCGTTGGAAATGCTCACTTCGCGCGGACCGGCGATGCAGGCGAGACGCCGGCGTCCCAGGCCCAGCAAATGGCGCGCGGCCAAGGCACCGCCAGCGCGGTTGTCGACGGCCACGGCATCGATGGACAGGTCGCTGGGCGCGCGGTCGAGCAGCACGGCCGGCACCTTCATCTTGCGCAGCAATTCGCCATCGCTGTCGGCCAGCGCGGACAGAATCAAGCCGTCGCAGCGCTTGGTCAGCAGCACATTTAAATAGTCGCGCTGCTTGACGGGGTCGTCATCGGAATTGCACAGGATCACGCTGTAGCCGGCCGCGTAGCAGCTGTCCTCGATGCCGCGCGCTACTTCCGAAAAATACGGGTTCGTATTGTTGGGGATGATGAGGCCGATGGTGCCCGTGCTGCGGCTGCGCAAGGAACGCGCCAAGGCGCTGGGCACGTAATGCAATTGTTCCACGGCCGCCAGCACGGCGCGGCGCGCCTCGTCGCTGACTGGGCGGGTATTATTGAGGACGTGCGATACGGTGGTAAACGACACCCCCGCCGCCTGCGCCACTTGTTTGATGGTTGCCATGGGCCAGTATTATGAACGCTCGCCGCGACGGCGGTAGGTGTCGAGCACCACGGCCGCGACGATCACCAGGCCCGTGACGATGCGTTTCACGGGTTCGGACACGCCCACTTGCGCCAGGCCCGCTTCCAGCACGGAAATAATCAACACGCCGATAAAGGTGCTGATGACGGAGCCGCGTCCGCCCATCAGGCTCGTGCCGCCGATCACGACGGCGGCGATCACTTGCAATTCCATGCCCACGCCGCCGTTCGGGTCGGCCGCTTCCAGGCGCGACACCTGGAACAGCGCGCCCACGCCGGCGAGCAAACCCATCAAGGCAAACACCAGCACTTTCGACGGTTTCGTGTTGATGCCGGACAAACGCACGGCTTCTTCATTCGTGCCGATGCCGATCCAGTGGCGTCCCAGCACCGTGCGCGTGAGCACCAGATGACCGACGACAACGATGGCGATCGAGGCGATGAAAGCGGGCGACAGGCCGAAGGCGATCGGCGAGCTGATGCCGTCAACGGCGCTGCCGATGTATTCCGTGCGCGAGTTCGTCACCTGATACGCCATGCCGCGCGCCATTTCCAGCACGCCCAGGGACACGATGAACGAGGGAATGCGCCAGCCGACGGAAATCAAGCCCGTGGTGGCGCCGCACAGGGCGGCGACGAACATGCCCAGCAGGGCTGCGCTCCACACGGGCCAGCCCCAGTGCACGACGGCCAAGGACAGCACGGAGGCGGCCAGCGCCATCACGGAGCCGACCGACAAATCGATGCCGCCGATGATCAGCACGAAGGTCATGCCGACAGCCATCACGACCAGGGTCGGGATGTTGTTCGACAGGGTGCTCAAGGTGGCCAAGGTAAAGAAGTTTTCGCTGGCGAACGAGAACAGCACGCACATGGCCAGCAGGGCGCCGATCAGGCCCGCATAGTTTTTCAGGTCGGCCAGGCTGCGCTGCAGATACGAAGGAGAGGAATTGGTGGTCATGGGAATCTTTCCGGCGGATCAGGCCGCAGCTGGAGTGGAAGTGGGGGTCAAATAGCCGGAGAAGGCGGCCGACAGCAGCGCGTCCTGGCTCCAGGCGCCGCGCTCGAAGGTCTCGACGATGCTGCCGGCGCTCATGACGGCGATGCGGTCGCAGATCAGCATCAGTTCGCGCAAGTCGCTCGAGACGATGACGAGGCCCTTGCCCTGGCGCGCCTGTTCGGCCAGCACCTGATAAATATCAAACTTGGCGCCGATATCGATGCCACGCGTGGGCTCGTCGAACAGCATCACGGGGCAGTCGCGGTACAGCCAGCGGGCGATCACCACCTTTTGCTGGTTGCCGCCGGACAGTTCCGCCACCGTTTGCGCGCTGTTGCGCGAGCGGATGCCCAGGCGCTCGATGTAATCGTCAGCCACCGACGCTTCGGACGCATCGTTGAGCCAGCCTGCGCCGCTGACGGTGTCGAGCGAGGCGAGGGTCGTATTGACGGCGATGGACTGGCGCAACAACAAGCCTTGTCCCTTGCGGTCTTCCGTGATCATGGCGATGCCCGCTTTCACCGCTGCCTGCGGCGAGGCCAGGGCGGCCGGCGTTTCGCTGTCGCCAAGGAACACGTCACCGGCGTCGGCACGGTCGGCGCCGAAGATCAGGCGCAGCAATTCCGTGCGGCCCGAGCCGATCAGGCCGGCGATGCCGAGGATTTCACCGGCGCGCAAGTCGAACGAGGTCGGGTTGACGACCTTGCCGCGCGCCAGTCCCCGCACGCGCAGCAGCGGCGCGCCTATGGTGCGCCCGCTCAAGTCCACCGCATCGTCGGCCGAACGGCCCACCATCAGGCTGACCAGGTCGGCGGCGGAGTGGCCCGCGATATCGTCGTCGCACACGAGCTGGCCGTCGCGCAGCACGACGATGCGGTCGGCCACGCGCTTGAGTTCTTCCAGGCGGTGGGAAATATAGATGATGCACACGCCTTCGGCTTTCAGGCGTTCAATTTGCAGGAACAGCAACTCCACTTCGCGGTGCGTCAGCATGGCCGTCGGCTCGTCGAGCACCAGCAGGCGGCAGGCGCCAATCAGATTGCGCGCGATTTCGATCATTTGCTGGTGGCCGATGCCCAGTTCGCCCACGAGGGTCCACGGGTCGAGTCCGCCCAGGCCCACTTTTTCCATCTGTTCGCGCGCGTCGCGCTCGAGACGGGCGCGGTCGATGAAGCCGAAACGCTGCGGCAGGTTTTTCAGGTACAGGTTTTCCGCGATCGACAGGGTAGGAATCAGATTGAGTTCCTGCATTACCATGCGGATGCCCAGCGCTTCGGCCGCGCCGCGCGAGGCGGGCTGGTAAGGCTTGCCGTCGAGCAGCATCGTGCCCGTGGTGGCTTGCTCCAGGCCGCAGATGATCTTCGACAAGGTGCTCTTGCCAGCACCATTTTCACCCGTCAGCGCCATGACCTGGCCAGGGGCGAAGCGCAGGCCCACGCCGCCCAGCACGGGGCCGACATAGGACTTGCCGATGTTATCCAGGGTCAATAGAGGGGGGGCGGCTGATGGCGCCGGGGGGATGTCGGTAGGCATGATAAAACTCCGCGGAAAAAGACGGCGGGGCCGGCGCCAGCAATGTTGCTATGGCGCTGGCCCCGGCGGGATCAAACGATCAGGACTTGGCGCCCTTGGCAACCAGTTCGACCTTGGTTTCGATGACGCCACCCAGATCGGCCTGTTTCTTCTTCTGCGCCAGCGCTTTGAGCACGGTGTCGATGCCGAACACGGCTTGCTGCGAACCGAACTGGTCGGCGGTAGCCAGCACGCGGCCATCGGCCAGCATCGGCTTGATGGCGTTGATGTTGTCGTAACCGACGACGAGCACTTTGCCCGTCTTGCCGGCCGCCTTGATGGCCGACACGGCGCCGATGGCCATGTTGTCGTTACCGCACAGCAAAGCCTTGATGTTCGGGTTGGCGTTCAGCATGGCGGCCGCCACCGTGTTGGCAGGGGCGATTTCCCACTGGCCCGACTGCACGCTGACAACCTTGGCGCCGGCCGCGTTCATGGCGTCCTGGAAGCCCAGGGTGCGCTGCTGCGCGTTGTAGGTCGTCGACACGCCTTCGATGATGCCGACCGGGTCACCCTTCTTGATCTGCTTGGCCAGGAAGTCGCCGACCACCTTGGCGCCCTTGCGGTTGTCCGGGCCGACGAACGGCACGGTGATGCCCTTCTCTTTCAGGGCGCCTTCGTCGAGCTTGTTGTCGATATTGACGACGATGATGCCCGCGTCGATGGCTTTTTTCAGCACCGGCACCAGCGCTTTCGAATCGGCCGGGGCGATCACCAGCGCGTTGACGCGCGAGACGATCATTTGCTCGACCAGCTTGATCTGGCTCGACGTATCCGTCTCATCCTTGATGCCGTTCGACAGCAGGTCGTACTTGGCGGCATTGGCCTTCTGATGCGCCTTGGCGCCATTTTCCATGGTCAGGAAAAATTCATTGGCGAGCGACTTCATCACCAGCGCCACCTTCGGTTTGGCAGGTGTCTGCGCCATCGCCGGTACGGCGGGCAAGGCACACACCAGGACAGCGGCGGCAATCATTTTCAGGCGAATACGGGATGTCATGAGCGTCTCCAGAGTTGTTGGTCAAGCACGTGTGGATCATGCTTTTATGGAATTTTACGATGCGCAAACGTTTGCGCGAAGCGAATAGTGCCTCAATGCCCTATTCCAGTGCAAGCAAAACTGTATGTGCGGTGCAGCAAAAAGGCGGCGCCCAGAGGGAAAGGGGCAGGCCGATGCGATCAGCCTGCCGAGGGGAAATGCGCGGAAGTCAGGCGTTTGTTGCGGGACGGGCGCTGGCCCACTGCACGGCCAGCACGCTGGCCAGCACCAGCAGCAAGCCCAGCATCGACCAGCCCGTCATGGCCTGGCCCAGCAAGGCCCAGCCCAGCACGACGGCCATCAGGGGGCTGAGCAGCCCCAGCGAGGAAACGGCCACGGGCGACAGCCTGGCGATGCCGCGAAACCACAGCGCATATGCCAGCAGGGCGCCGGCCAGGCACAGGTAGGCGTAGGCCAGGACTTGCTGCCAGGACAGCGCCGGCAAGGGCGCATCGGCCAGCCAGGCGACGGGCGCCAGCATCAGGCCGCCCAGCAGCAATTGCCAGCCCGTCAGCGCCAGCACGGGCAAGTCCGGCTTCCAGCGCCGCGTCAGATAGGTACCGGCCGCCATGCAGGCCGTGCCGCCCAGCGCGGCGGCAATGCCGATCGGTTCCCACACCGTACGCGGCGACAACAGCAACACGGCCATACCCGCCACGCCCAGCACGCTGGCCCCCAAGGCCAGGCGGGCCGGACGGCGCCCTTCCACGCCCCAGGCCAGGCCCATCACCAGCAGCGGCTGGATGGCGCCCACCACGGCCGCCAAGCCGCCGGGCAAGCGGTAGGCCGCGACGAACAGCAGGGCCTGGAACACGCCGATATTCAACGCCGACAGGATCAGCACGCGGCCCCAGTCGCGCCGCGCGGGCAAGCGACGCATCACAAGCAGCAACAGCAAGCCGGCCGGCAGTACGCGGATCAGGGCCGCCGTGAACGGCCGCTCCGGCGGCAGCAGTTCGGACGTGACGATATACGTGGAACCCCAGATCAGGGGCGCCAGCGCCGTGAGCACGATATCGCCCCAGGCGGGGCGGACAGGAGAGGCAGGCATGGACTATCTCGACATCAAGATAAAAAGCCAGTGTGGGCGCGAACTATCTTGATGTCAAGATAAATTGACGTTGGGTCGCCGCCAGACGGGCGTAAAAAAGCCCGGCATGGCCGGGCTCCGGGATGATGCGAGACAGCAAGCTGCGCCGTCTGGAGAAGGGGCTAGTCGCGCACCCGCTGCAGGACCGCGATCCGCAAGCCGCCAAGCATGAGCGTGGCCGTATTGTTGCTGTTGCTCAGACTGACCTGCATGGGCATGCCGCCCCGCTCTTCCGAGAGGATCGTCACGACATTGCCCTCGGCGGTAAACGTGGCCTTGCTTGCCTTGCCATGTTCATCGATCATGCTATCCCGCGTAAATTCCAGGACTTCGCCCGCCGAGGTCTTCCATTTGCCCACCAGCGGATGAGCGCCAAAGCGGAACAGGCTTTTCAGCTTGTCCAGCATGCCCGCTCCTTGCGCGCCGGACGCGTTGCGCATGGCGCCCGCCATGGCCATGGCGGCCTCGTGCATTTGCGCGCGGTCGGTGACTTGCCATTGCTTGTCGACCAGCGCCAGCGGCAGTTGCACTTCCAGGTCGCCATGTGGCAAACGCTGCAGGATCAGCGCACGGTCCGGCGATTTGGCGAGCCATGCCGCTTCATCGGTCAGCGCCAGCTTGGCTGTCGCCATCGCCACCTGCTGACCGCCCATGTCGCGCACCTGCTCGTAGCCGCTGACACTGGCCACTTTCACGCCCTTGGCCACGCACAGCTTGTCGCCGCGCAAGGCGGCCTTGCCCGGTGCGGCCAGCGCGTAGACAAATTGCGATTGCGCGATCCAGCCACCGCTGCTTTGCTCGACGGGAGCGTTGTACAGGCCGCCACGCACGAGGATATCGAGCCATTGCCGAGTGGAACTGTCATACGACGCCACGCGGATTTCTTCCTTCTGGTACGGCAAGTTGGACAAGCACAGCAGCTTGTCGCGCGCCGCCTCGTCGGCCGCCAGGTGGGCATCGATGGCGCGGCTGAAACTGCCGGCCGAGGCCGCCTCGGGCGCCAGCAACCACGCCAGTGCACCACCGGCCACGATGACCACCGCCAGCACGCCGCCGGCGATCATGACGTGGCGCCGCTGCACGCCGGCGCCCGCCGGCTTGGCGGGCGCGGCGGGTGCCGGTGCCGGTGAAGGCGACGACGCGGCGTTGACGGCCTTGCCGCACTCGTCGCAGAAACGCGCGTCCGGCGTGTGGGCGGTGCCGCACTGTTTACAGAATTGCGCCATGGTCTGCCTTACTTGAGTTTATGCGCGCATTCGCCGCAGAACACGTCATCGGACGCGACCGGTGCCTTGCAGCTTGGGCAGTGCAGGCTGTCAACGGGCGCGGCAGCCGGCGTGGCCGGTGCGGCGGGAGCAGCCGCCTGCTCGGCCAGGGCGCGCGCGCGTTCACGCGCTTCCTCGGCTTTTTTCTTGACCGTGGCCAGGCCGTCGTTCAGGCTCGCTTCCGAGGCGCTGAAATCGACGTTGCGCGTGGCGTTCAGGTAAATGATGCACACACCCTTGGTGAAGATCAGGCCCGGTACCACGGCCGCGGCCGCCATCAGCAAGCCGCCCCCCAGACCGGCTGCGATGATGTAGCCGGAACCGCCATTCAATCCCGAAGCCAGGGAATACATGTTCATCTGGCCGCCCAGGCCCAGGATGCCGGCCGACATGCCGCTCGTCAGCGACACGCCGGTACCGACCACGCCAAAGATCAGCAGCGCCACAAACGTCGTGATCAGGAACAGCAGTACTTCCAGCAAGATCACGGACACCAGCTTGGTGCGCACGATCAGGTTCAGGCGGGCAATGATCTGGAACACGGTGGCGCCCGACCAGGCGGCAGGGCCGGCCAGCGGCAGCATCACGTAGAACAGGGCAAACACCAGCACGCCCAGCACGATGGCCGACAGCGGGAAGACGACCGTGTACAGCACGGGGCCGAGCACGGGAATCTTGCAGACGAACAAGATGATGGCGATGGCGATCATGGCCGCCAGCACGATCAGAAATTCCAGGAACACGACCGCGATCAGGCGATGGCTCGTGTACAGCGAGACGAGCACGGCATTGACCAGGCTCATGCCTGGCTGGCCTTGCGCATCGCGCATCAGCAGGATGCCCACGGCGTTGGAGCCGTAAAACATCACGAGGAAGGCCATCAGGCCGCCCAGGAAGCCCAGCAGCACGCTGCTCATGCTGCCGGCAAGCATCGTCAACAGGCCGCCGACGAGCACGGCGCCGATGAAGGTCAGGGCCAGCAGGGCAATCGCGCGGAAGTTCTTGATGGCGTCGGTCGCTTCGATCAGCGAGCCGAGCGCGGAGGAAAAGGGAAGAGGTTTAGTTGCTTCTGTGGAAATGGTCATGTGTGGCCTGGAAGGGTCAATCGGGGAAAAGGGCAGCCTGCCTGGCCGCCCCGGGATATGGATGGGTTAGTAGGCGCGGGCCAGTTGCAGCTCGCTCGCGGGCGCCAGGCGCTGGACGATCTGCAGCTTGACGTCCTGGCCACCGACGCGCTTGCTATTCAGGTACAGGGCCGTGCGTACCGGGTAAATGCCTTGCGGCACGCCTTCCGGCATGGGAATCGAGAAGCCGCCCTTGTAGGCGCCGCTGCCGTTGTTGCTGCTGACCACCTTGCGCACGGTTTTGATCAACTCGCCATTGGGCTTGTACAGGCTCAACTCTTCTTCGACCAGCGGGTTCGGATCGCGCGTGCCGGCCGCCACTTCGATATACGAATTGGTCTGCGCCTTCTGGCCAGGACGCACGGATGATGGCGTAAAGCCCGTCTCGTATTTCACCAGGGTCGATTGCTCGGGCAGCTTGCCCTTGTTCGCCACCTTGTAGTCGGTCTGCACTTGCTGCGCCGTCTTGACTTGCTGGCTTTGATAATTGAGGGCCACGCAGGCGAGCGCGCCCAGGCTGGCGCCCAGTGCCGCGCCGCGCACGGTGTTGGTGCCACCGCCCAGCAAGCCGCCCACGACGGCGCCGATGCCGGCCAGCATGGCCGTATTGCATTCGCCGCTGGCCGCTTCCGTGCCTGCGGCGGTGGTGTTGCCGGTGGCGCCAGGGCCGCCCGGCGCGGCGCAGCCGGCCAGCATCGAGGACACGACCAGCAGCGCCACCATGGGCTTGGCAATTTGTTTCAAGTTTTTCACGTTATTCTCCGGAAAGATCAAAATAGGAATGGGAGGCAAGCGGCGCCGCTTACTCGATCTGGATTTGCGACAGCGCCTTGTCTTGCGCTTCTTTCGCCTTGCGCTTGATATCGAGCGCATGGCGGTTGCCCGCATCCATGCGCAACACGGCATTCGCGTTGGCAATGGCACAGTCGTATTTGCGCTGGCTCATGCAGTGGCTCGCTTCGGACAGGCTGTCCGTGATCACGCTTTCCAGGCCGCTGGACTGTTTGACAGGCGCCGGCGGCGGTGTCGCCTTGACGGGCTTGGCCGGCTTTTCCGCGACGGGGGCCGGTGCTGGGGCCGGCGCTGGCTCGGGAGCAGCGACAGGAGCCGGTGCAGGCTCGGCTGCGGCCGCAGCGGGCTCGGGCGCCGTGGCGCCATCGAGCGCCGGGTCGCTGATGGCCAGCGGCTGCTCGGCGGCAGGTGCAGGGTCCGCCTGCGCTGGCAAGGCTGGAACAGCTTCCGGCACCGCGGCAGCCGGCTTGCCTGACA is part of the Janthinobacterium sp. 67 genome and harbors:
- a CDS encoding sugar ABC transporter substrate-binding protein, whose translation is MTSRIRLKMIAAAVLVCALPAVPAMAQTPAKPKVALVMKSLANEFFLTMENGAKAHQKANAAKYDLLSNGIKDETDTSSQIKLVEQMIVSRVNALVIAPADSKALVPVLKKAIDAGIIVVNIDNKLDEGALKEKGITVPFVGPDNRKGAKVVGDFLAKQIKKGDPVGIIEGVSTTYNAQQRTLGFQDAMNAAGAKVVSVQSGQWEIAPANTVAAAMLNANPNIKALLCGNDNMAIGAVSAIKAAGKTGKVLVVGYDNINAIKPMLADGRVLATADQFGSQQAVFGIDTVLKALAQKKKQADLGGVIETKVELVAKGAKS
- a CDS encoding EamA family transporter → MPASPVRPAWGDIVLTALAPLIWGSTYIVTSELLPPERPFTAALIRVLPAGLLLLLVMRRLPARRDWGRVLILSALNIGVFQALLFVAAYRLPGGLAAVVGAIQPLLVMGLAWGVEGRRPARLALGASVLGVAGMAVLLLSPRTVWEPIGIAAALGGTACMAAGTYLTRRWKPDLPVLALTGWQLLLGGLMLAPVAWLADAPLPALSWQQVLAYAYLCLAGALLAYALWFRGIARLSPVAVSSLGLLSPLMAVVLGWALLGQAMTGWSMLGLLLVLASVLAVQWASARPATNA
- a CDS encoding zinc ribbon domain-containing protein; translated protein: MTISTEATKPLPFSSALGSLIEATDAIKNFRAIALLALTFIGAVLVGGLLTMLAGSMSSVLLGFLGGLMAFLVMFYGSNAVGILLMRDAQGQPGMSLVNAVLVSLYTSHRLIAVVFLEFLIVLAAMIAIAIILFVCKIPVLGPVLYTVVFPLSAIVLGVLVFALFYVMLPLAGPAAWSGATVFQIIARLNLIVRTKLVSVILLEVLLFLITTFVALLIFGVVGTGVSLTSGMSAGILGLGGQMNMYSLASGLNGGSGYIIAAGLGGGLLMAAAAVVPGLIFTKGVCIIYLNATRNVDFSASEASLNDGLATVKKKAEEARERARALAEQAAAPAAPATPAAAPVDSLHCPSCKAPVASDDVFCGECAHKLK